From a single Cotesia glomerata isolate CgM1 linkage group LG6, MPM_Cglom_v2.3, whole genome shotgun sequence genomic region:
- the LOC123267566 gene encoding zinc finger CCCH domain-containing protein 13-like has product MWKYAEVEAVLSKKQFIVETKHIQNFKNYSQSTKGKLYYVQQSGKSVKCLILKTANTMEDINNPRLRSRRPKINLSSLEEKSDDSDESMDLTTTKRKRKVKVQNEAHAKKITSQDILRIYEEQRSKGDDSSGEVIPDCDGEDGDSTHDEDDTVEGTIEHEYENNNNDVDHTTEQEDNDHEYDPIIRNEEGTSEDNIFSNTQVSTDSEHEGRNAVDQELQIHAIGGMIDKRNEQNNKLLLEEERQQRLKELKQKQSRQEQLEQDNREQEPQDLEEQKILEEEQHRLKELKRQKDQRERKQRGRERQEHREREQRERECREQREREQREREREREQRGRERQEHRERECREHRERREQQERERREQQERERREQREREHREQQQRDRMEREQERRNRLERDQRNRERPERRNLTDDEEEDVTNPVYIGGNIFIPSLAYTEAFREYRPAKFITIMSHAIWGYKNLALRAVKVMGRNRNKLPLTPAKKVVLEKQYRKFLKKRNLSRDMESVERNRINKYLGRSITSAEKKMKNPE; this is encoded by the exons ATGTGGAAATACGCTGAAGTGGAAGCAGTTTTGTCGAAGAAACAATTTATTGTAGAAACAAAGcacattcaaaatttcaaaaattacagtCAATCAACAAAAGGTAAATTGTATTATGTACAGCAATCCGGAAAATCTGTAAAATGTTTGATTCTAAAAACAGCaa ATACTATGGAGGATATTAACAATCCACGATTGAGATCACGACGACCGAAGATAAATCTATCCTCACTAGAGGAAAAGTCTGACGACAGTGATGAATCAATGGACTTAACAACAACTAAAAGAAAACGAAAG GTAAAAGTACAAAATGAAGcacatgcaaaaaaaattacgagtCAAGATATATTACGAATATATGAAGAACAAAGAAGTAAGGGAGACGATAGCAGTGGTGAAGTAATTCCAGACTGCGATGGAGAAGATGGAGACAGTACTCATGACGAAGATGATACAGTTGAAGGTACCATTGAACATGAGTatgaaaacaacaataatgacGTAGATCATACAACCGAACAAGAAGATAATGATCATGAATATGATCCAATTATTCGAAATGAAGAAGGTACTTCGGAAGATAATATATTTTCGAATACACAAGTTTCTACTGATTCAGAACATGAAGGACGAAACGCAGTAGACCag gaattacAAATCCATGCCATTGGTGGAATGATCGATAAAAGAAACGAGCAGAATAATAAGTTACTATTAGAAGAAGAACGACAACAGCGACTAAAAGAactaaaacaaaaacaaagcCGACAAGAGCAACTGGAACAAGATAATCGTGAACAAGAACCTCAGGATCTAGAAGAGCAAAAAATATTAGAGGAAGAGCAACACAGATTAAAGGAACTAAAACGACAAAAAGATCAACGAGAACGAAAACAACGAGGACGAGAGCGTCAAGAGCACCGAGAACGAGAACAACGAGAACGAGAGTGTCGAGAGCAACGTGAACGAGAACAACGAGAACGAGAACGAGAACGAGAACAACGAGGACGAGAGCGTCAAGAGCACCGAGAACGAGAGTGTCGAGAGCACCGAGAACGTCGAGAGCAACAAGAACGAGAACGTCGAGAGCAACAAGAACGAGAACGTCGAGAGCAACGAGAACGAGAACACCGAGAACAACAACAACGAGATCGAATGGAACGGGAACAAGAACGACGAAACAGGTTGGAACGAGATCAACGAAATCGAGAACGACCCGAACGACGAAACCTAACCGATGACGAGGAAGAGGATGTAACAAATCCAGTTTACATCGGAGGGAACATATTTATTCCTAGCCTTGCGTACACTGAGGCCTTTCGAGAATATAGACCCGCCAAATTTATAACGATAATGTCTCATGCTATTTGGGGTTATAAAAATCTGGCGCTTCGAGCTGTCAAAGTAATGGGCAGAAACAGAAACAAATTACCATTGACTCCAGCAAAAAAAGTTGTATTAGAAAAACAGTATAGGAAGttcttgaaaaaaagaaatttgtccCGCGACATGGAAAGTGTGGAGCGGaatagaattaataaatatttgggACGATCTATCACAagtgcagaaaaaaaaatgaagaatccTGAATAA
- the LOC123267559 gene encoding uncharacterized protein LOC123267559 isoform X1 produces MKIVFYSLAFLLIGTFIVGAVPIFFPGSPHQLSPNSYNQPGLFRQANIPEFNKFDHIPKPGPISQDQIGIAVQPGVFGQGQGPPGPFRQLPSPGQPRFANNFDHSQKSGPIPQDQIGNAVQPGIYRQGQGPTGLFGPLSFPGQPRFANNFDHPQKPFPGPFDPHQIGINVDPGTYGQPGPGQPMQSGPLLIPGQPRFANNFEHPQHPGPIPQDQIGIAVQPGVFGQGQGQGQGQGQGPFGQLSIPGQPTFSNQNGPILSPQPGSNYQPGPFGMGVPGSNLFEPQKPWIESLNSQFRQYKQLNEEIAKKIREMTQNKTIAVPQMMTPISVPQNAWAPFPQNQWANRFHRSPLANLQALQAQGYQIIKLKDYQNLERRSASGPGGAFSKLNIRSDEKTSDKKSFGGSLAQNSTLNSTESFSDKEVPNMRAASSSEHMIVGNPLEICKDYETIDQHHPTKENKRIKSFCTNFFQNVMPSFPSYPTEVPSTSHSEDYVVTDDISKMSGSSIRNITQARQQFPNNQQQKTQSDGQIKRFGDNFIGLSEELAKNSTNATAAPVQYRYRPSVNENLPQQIPATARANLPPKSTPRMNNYNSFHPLAAESALYKLPSLWPGNAPNNNYNNKNFMDFAPVYPITPLNNYYLQKFPVYQTPNYFLYQ; encoded by the exons ATGAAGATCGTATTCTATTCATTG GCATTTCTGCTGATAGGAACATTTATAGTTGGAGCTGTTCCTATATTTTTTCCTGGATCT CCACACCAATTATCACCTAATTCTTACAATCAACCTGGACTATTTAGACAAGCAAATATTcctgaatttaataaatttgatcaTATTCCAAAACCTGGACCAATTTCACAAGACCAAATTGGAATTGCTGTTCAACCAGGAGTTTTTGGTCAAGGACAAGGACCACCTGGACCATTTAGACAGCTGCCCAGTCCTGGACAGCCTAGATTTgctaataattttgatcattCCCAAAAATCTGGACCAATTCCACAAGACCAAATTGGAAATGCTGTTCAACCAGGAATTTATAGACAAGGACAAGGACCAACTGGACTATTTGGACCGTTGTCTTTTCCTGGACAGCCTAGATTTgctaataattttgatcatcCTCAAAAACCATTCCCTGGACCATTTGATCCGCACCAAATTGGAATCAATGTTGATCCTGGAACTTATGGACAACCTGGACCAGGACAACCTATGCAATCTGGACCATTATTAATTCCTGGACAGCCTAGATTTGCTAATAATTTTGAACATCCTCAACATCCTGGACCAATTCCTCAAGACCAAATTGGAATTGCTGTTCAACCAGGAGTTTTCGGTCAAGGTCAAGGTCAAGGTCAAGGACAAGGACAAGGACCATTTGGACAGTTGTCTATTCCTGGACAGCCGACGTTCAGCAATCAAAATGGACCTATTCTATCTCCCCAACCTGGATCAAACTATCAACCTGGACCATTTGGAATGGGAGTGCCTGGATCGAATTTATTCGAACCGCAAAAACCGTGGATAGAGTCTTTAAATTCACAATTCCGGCAGTACAAACAACTAAACGAAGAAATAGCGAAGAAAATAAGGGAAATGACGCAGAATAAAACAATTGCAGTGCCACAGATGATGACTCCGATTTCGGTTCCGCAGAATGCTTGGGCGCCTTTTCCTCAGAACCAGTGGGCCAACAGATTTCACCGATCTCCACTTGCCAATCTTCAGGCGCTTCAAGCGCAAGGTTACCAAATTATCAAGCTCAAGGATTATCAAAAT CTTGAAAGACGCTCGGCTTCGGGACCCGGAGGAGCTTTTTCAAAACTCAATATTAGGAGCGACGAAAAAACAtctgataaaaaatctttCGGGGGCTCATTGGCCCAGAACTCGACCTTAAATTCAACGGAGAGCTTTTCTGACAAGGAGGTGCcga atATGCGTGCAGCAAGTTCATCAGAACATATGATAGTTGGAAATCCCTTAGAAATTTGCAAAGATTACGAAACTATCGACCAGCATCACCCAACAAAAGAAAACAAACgaataaaatcattttgtacaaattttttccaaaacgtTATGCCTAGCTTTCCATCATATCCAACCGAAGTCCCTTCGACTTCTCACTCGGAAGATTACGTAGTGACCGATGATATCTCGAAAATGTCAGGCAGTTCTATACGCAATATCACGCAAGCTAGACAGCAGTTTCCGAACAACCAACaacaaaaa acaCAAAGCGATGGACAGATCAAAAGATTCGGGGATAACTTTATCGGTTTGTCGGAAGAATTGGCgaaaaattcaacaaatgCAACTGCTGCACCTGTACAATATCGGTACAGACCTTCAGTCAATGAAAATCTCCCACAACAAATTCCAGCAACCGCCAGAGCCAATCTTCCACCGAAATCAACTCCGAGAATGAATAATTACAATTCATTCCATCCCCTCGCTGCTGAAAGCGCGCTTTATAAACTACCGAGTTTATGGCCAGGTAATGCacctaataataattataataataaaaattttatggacTTTGCTCCGGTATATCCAATCACCCcgcttaataattattatttacaaaaatttcctGTGTATCAAACACctaattactttttatatcaataa
- the LOC123267559 gene encoding uncharacterized protein LOC123267559 isoform X2 encodes MKIVFYSLAFLLIGTFIVGAVPIFFPGSPHQLSPNSYNQPGLFRQANIPEFNKFDHIPKPGPISQDQIGIAVQPGVFGQGQGPPGPFRQLPSPGQPRFANNFDHSQKSGPIPQDQIGNAVQPGIYRQGQGPTGLFGPLSFPGQPRFANNFDHPQKPFPGPFDPHQIGINVDPGTYGQPGPGQPMQSGPLLIPGQPRFANNFEHPQHPGPIPQDQIGIAVQPGVFGQGQGQGQGQGQGPFGQLSIPGQPTFSNQNGPILSPQPGSNYQPGPFGMGVPGSNLFEPQKPWIESLNSQFRQYKQLNEEIAKKIREMTQNKTIAVPQMMTPISVPQNAWAPFPQNQWANRFHRSPLANLQALQAQGYQIIKLKDYQNLERRSASGPGGAFSKLNIRSDEKTSDKKSFGGSLAQNSTLNSTESFSDKEVPNMRAASSSEHMIVGNPLEICKDYETIDQHHPTKENKRIKSFCTNFFQNVMPSFPSYPTEVPSTSHSEDYVVTDDISKMSGSSIRNITQARQQFPNNQQQKANN; translated from the exons ATGAAGATCGTATTCTATTCATTG GCATTTCTGCTGATAGGAACATTTATAGTTGGAGCTGTTCCTATATTTTTTCCTGGATCT CCACACCAATTATCACCTAATTCTTACAATCAACCTGGACTATTTAGACAAGCAAATATTcctgaatttaataaatttgatcaTATTCCAAAACCTGGACCAATTTCACAAGACCAAATTGGAATTGCTGTTCAACCAGGAGTTTTTGGTCAAGGACAAGGACCACCTGGACCATTTAGACAGCTGCCCAGTCCTGGACAGCCTAGATTTgctaataattttgatcattCCCAAAAATCTGGACCAATTCCACAAGACCAAATTGGAAATGCTGTTCAACCAGGAATTTATAGACAAGGACAAGGACCAACTGGACTATTTGGACCGTTGTCTTTTCCTGGACAGCCTAGATTTgctaataattttgatcatcCTCAAAAACCATTCCCTGGACCATTTGATCCGCACCAAATTGGAATCAATGTTGATCCTGGAACTTATGGACAACCTGGACCAGGACAACCTATGCAATCTGGACCATTATTAATTCCTGGACAGCCTAGATTTGCTAATAATTTTGAACATCCTCAACATCCTGGACCAATTCCTCAAGACCAAATTGGAATTGCTGTTCAACCAGGAGTTTTCGGTCAAGGTCAAGGTCAAGGTCAAGGACAAGGACAAGGACCATTTGGACAGTTGTCTATTCCTGGACAGCCGACGTTCAGCAATCAAAATGGACCTATTCTATCTCCCCAACCTGGATCAAACTATCAACCTGGACCATTTGGAATGGGAGTGCCTGGATCGAATTTATTCGAACCGCAAAAACCGTGGATAGAGTCTTTAAATTCACAATTCCGGCAGTACAAACAACTAAACGAAGAAATAGCGAAGAAAATAAGGGAAATGACGCAGAATAAAACAATTGCAGTGCCACAGATGATGACTCCGATTTCGGTTCCGCAGAATGCTTGGGCGCCTTTTCCTCAGAACCAGTGGGCCAACAGATTTCACCGATCTCCACTTGCCAATCTTCAGGCGCTTCAAGCGCAAGGTTACCAAATTATCAAGCTCAAGGATTATCAAAAT CTTGAAAGACGCTCGGCTTCGGGACCCGGAGGAGCTTTTTCAAAACTCAATATTAGGAGCGACGAAAAAACAtctgataaaaaatctttCGGGGGCTCATTGGCCCAGAACTCGACCTTAAATTCAACGGAGAGCTTTTCTGACAAGGAGGTGCcga atATGCGTGCAGCAAGTTCATCAGAACATATGATAGTTGGAAATCCCTTAGAAATTTGCAAAGATTACGAAACTATCGACCAGCATCACCCAACAAAAGAAAACAAACgaataaaatcattttgtacaaattttttccaaaacgtTATGCCTAGCTTTCCATCATATCCAACCGAAGTCCCTTCGACTTCTCACTCGGAAGATTACGTAGTGACCGATGATATCTCGAAAATGTCAGGCAGTTCTATACGCAATATCACGCAAGCTAGACAGCAGTTTCCGAACAACCAACaacaaaaa gctaataactaa